The Aeromicrobium senzhongii genome includes a window with the following:
- a CDS encoding acetyl-CoA carboxylase family protein, with translation MKVLIANRGEIAVRIERAVEALGWTPQRVHTSDEAAGAGSDSWLLPQSGVAGYLDVEGIVAAAVLSGSDLVHPGYGFLSESAELAAACEKSGVGFVGPEPRILELFGDKGLAREHAVTHGVPVLDATGRDASLAEVAALLERHPSGIMIKAVSGGGGRGMRPVTDPADLAEAYERCRSEAERAFGNPAVYAERLLASAKHIEVQVLGDGSGVVTLGERECSVQRRHQKVIEVAPSPSLTDAHRHQLTTWAKDLVAPLGYRGLATVEFLVNADLLRRGGPLDAVFIEVNPRLQVEHTVTEEVTGTDLVRAQLLVAAGHGLDEAGVPTDVQPRPGVVAIQSRVNAEEVVGGTVVSTTGTVTGFSAPDGVRVDTGISVGTVADGTFDSLLAKVVTVTEGDHAAACADADAAVAALRIEGVRTNVPLLHELFAHDAVRSGEVTTAWLDRLLAERADAERTTEESDTVSSVMSGTVLAVSVEPGDTVGPKTPLATLESMKMEHPITAGFAGTVTEVLVAVGEQVAAGQPIAVVTPDDTVDHQHAEDAEVDLDHVRPDLAELRERIARTRDAARTTAVAKRHARGHLTAREWIDLLVDEGTFTEYGSLTVAAQRQRRSLDDLMDNTPADGIITGLGTINGTDDAANRCAVLAYDYTVLAGTQGYFNHKKTDRLLELARDRKLPVVLFAEGGGGRPGDTDTADLMAAGLNVRTFSTMGSLSGVVPTIGILTGRCFAGNAALLGCCDVIIATEDANLGMAGPAMIEGGGLGVFTPEQIGPMSVQAPNGVVDIVVADDAEAIEVAQRYLSYFQGGRRTWTAADQRRLRHAIGENRKQVYDIRRVIEDLVDTDSVLELRREFGVGAITALVRIEGRPYGLVANNPAHLGGAIDADAADKMARFLQLCDAHGLPVVSLCDTPGFMVGPDAEQTATVRHFSRLFVISSHLTVPLTTIVLRKAYGLGAQAMAAGGFAQTTATLSWPTGEIGGMGLEGAVRLGFSKELAAIEDEQARAERYEELVAQHYEAGKAINGAMKLELDEVIDPADTRRWIVATLGDWQGEGSHRYVDTW, from the coding sequence ATGAAGGTCCTGATCGCCAACCGCGGCGAGATCGCCGTCCGGATCGAGCGTGCGGTGGAGGCGCTGGGCTGGACGCCGCAGCGGGTCCACACGTCCGACGAGGCCGCCGGCGCCGGCAGCGACAGCTGGCTGCTCCCCCAATCCGGCGTCGCGGGTTACCTCGACGTCGAGGGCATCGTGGCGGCCGCCGTCCTGAGCGGATCGGACCTCGTGCACCCGGGCTACGGCTTCCTCAGCGAGAGCGCCGAGCTGGCCGCTGCGTGCGAGAAGTCCGGCGTCGGCTTCGTCGGGCCCGAGCCGCGCATCCTGGAGCTGTTCGGCGACAAGGGCCTGGCGCGCGAGCATGCCGTCACCCACGGCGTTCCTGTGCTCGACGCGACCGGCCGCGACGCCTCGCTCGCCGAGGTCGCCGCCCTGCTCGAGCGCCACCCCTCCGGCATCATGATCAAGGCCGTCTCCGGTGGCGGCGGGCGCGGCATGCGTCCCGTGACCGACCCCGCGGATCTCGCCGAAGCGTACGAGCGGTGCCGCTCCGAGGCCGAGCGGGCCTTCGGCAACCCTGCGGTCTACGCCGAGCGGCTCCTCGCCAGCGCCAAGCACATCGAGGTCCAGGTGCTCGGCGACGGCTCGGGCGTCGTCACGCTCGGCGAGCGCGAGTGCTCGGTCCAGCGGCGACACCAGAAGGTGATCGAGGTGGCCCCCAGCCCGTCGCTGACCGATGCCCACCGGCACCAGCTGACCACGTGGGCCAAGGACCTCGTCGCTCCCCTGGGCTACCGCGGCCTGGCCACGGTCGAGTTCCTCGTCAACGCCGACCTGCTGCGCCGCGGCGGCCCACTCGACGCCGTGTTCATCGAGGTCAACCCCCGGCTCCAGGTCGAGCACACCGTCACCGAGGAGGTCACCGGGACCGACCTCGTGCGTGCCCAGCTGCTCGTCGCGGCCGGCCACGGGCTCGACGAGGCGGGTGTGCCGACCGACGTGCAGCCCCGTCCGGGCGTCGTCGCGATCCAGTCGCGCGTCAACGCCGAGGAGGTCGTCGGCGGCACGGTCGTCTCCACCACCGGCACCGTCACCGGCTTCTCGGCCCCCGACGGTGTCCGGGTCGACACCGGCATCTCGGTCGGGACCGTCGCCGACGGCACCTTCGACTCGCTTCTCGCGAAGGTCGTGACCGTCACCGAGGGCGACCACGCGGCGGCCTGCGCCGACGCCGACGCGGCGGTCGCCGCCCTGCGGATCGAGGGCGTGCGGACCAACGTCCCGCTGCTGCACGAGCTGTTCGCGCACGACGCCGTCCGCAGTGGCGAGGTCACCACGGCGTGGCTCGACCGCCTCCTGGCCGAGCGGGCCGACGCCGAGCGCACCACCGAGGAGTCCGACACCGTGTCCTCGGTCATGAGCGGCACCGTGCTGGCCGTTTCGGTCGAGCCCGGTGACACCGTCGGACCGAAGACGCCGCTCGCGACCCTCGAGTCGATGAAGATGGAGCACCCGATCACCGCCGGGTTCGCCGGCACCGTCACCGAGGTGCTGGTCGCGGTCGGTGAGCAGGTGGCGGCCGGCCAGCCGATCGCCGTGGTCACACCCGACGACACCGTCGACCACCAGCACGCCGAGGACGCGGAGGTCGACCTCGACCACGTCCGTCCCGACCTGGCCGAACTGCGTGAGCGGATCGCCCGCACCCGCGACGCCGCCCGGACCACCGCCGTCGCGAAACGGCACGCCCGCGGTCACCTCACGGCGCGCGAGTGGATCGACCTGCTCGTGGACGAGGGCACCTTCACCGAGTACGGCTCGCTGACGGTCGCCGCCCAGCGGCAGCGCCGCAGCCTCGACGACCTCATGGACAACACTCCCGCCGACGGCATCATCACCGGCCTCGGCACGATCAACGGCACCGACGACGCCGCGAACCGCTGCGCCGTGCTCGCCTACGACTACACCGTCCTCGCCGGCACGCAGGGCTACTTCAACCACAAGAAGACCGACCGCCTGCTGGAGCTGGCGCGCGACCGGAAACTGCCGGTCGTCCTCTTCGCCGAGGGCGGCGGAGGTCGCCCCGGCGACACCGACACGGCCGACCTGATGGCCGCCGGACTCAACGTGCGGACGTTCTCGACGATGGGTTCGCTCAGCGGCGTGGTCCCGACCATCGGCATCCTGACCGGACGCTGCTTCGCCGGCAACGCGGCTCTCCTGGGCTGTTGTGACGTCATCATCGCGACCGAGGACGCCAACCTCGGCATGGCCGGTCCCGCGATGATCGAGGGCGGCGGACTGGGCGTCTTCACCCCCGAGCAGATCGGCCCGATGTCGGTCCAGGCCCCGAACGGCGTGGTCGACATCGTCGTCGCCGACGACGCCGAGGCGATCGAGGTCGCGCAGCGCTACCTGTCCTACTTCCAGGGCGGCCGCCGGACGTGGACCGCCGCCGACCAGCGGCGGCTGCGCCACGCCATCGGCGAGAACCGCAAGCAGGTCTACGACATCCGCCGGGTGATCGAGGACCTCGTCGACACCGACAGCGTGCTCGAGCTGCGCCGCGAGTTCGGCGTGGGCGCCATCACCGCCCTCGTGCGGATCGAGGGGCGTCCGTACGGGCTCGTCGCGAACAACCCCGCGCACCTCGGCGGAGCGATCGACGCGGACGCCGCCGACAAGATGGCCCGGTTCCTGCAGCTGTGCGACGCTCACGGACTCCCGGTCGTGTCACTGTGTGACACCCCGGGCTTCATGGTCGGGCCGGACGCCGAGCAGACCGCCACGGTCCGCCACTTCAGCCGGCTCTTCGTCATCTCGTCGCACCTCACGGTGCCGCTCACGACGATCGTCCTGCGCAAGGCGTACGGCCTGGGCGCCCAGGCGATGGCCGCCGGCGGCTTCGCCCAGACGACGGCGACCCTCTCCTGGCCGACCGGCGAGATCGGCGGTATGGGCCTCGAGGGCGCGGTCCGGCTCGGCTTCTCCAAGGAGCTGGCCGCGATCGAGGACGAACAGGCCCGCGCCGAGCGCTACGAGGAGCTCGTCGCCCAGCACTACGAGGCCGGCAAGGCGATCAACGGTGCGATGAAGCTCGAGCTCGACGAGGTCATCGACCCCGCCGACACCCGCCGCTGGATCGTGGCGACCCTCGGCGACTGGCAGGGCGAGGGGTCGCACCGCTACGTCGACACCTGGTGA
- a CDS encoding TetR/AcrR family transcriptional regulator, which produces MTQGWSVREDRDRADAERHRELVAAARSAFEELGYGATTIAEITRRAGVSRATFYVYFASKEQVFAVLAEQVRDRFVRAQDLSGVDRDDVEGVLRRTIATTLEATVENLALMTVLNHQAVADDAIRDLWLEIQREAVHRTAGYVRQQARAGRVSPVADPEALGYMGAGMNDRYAPLVVSGATTPEVAVEEMHRIWMACLGH; this is translated from the coding sequence ATGACACAGGGCTGGTCGGTGCGCGAGGACCGTGACCGTGCGGACGCCGAACGCCACCGCGAGTTGGTCGCCGCCGCGCGCTCGGCCTTCGAGGAGCTGGGCTACGGTGCCACGACGATCGCCGAGATCACCCGCCGCGCCGGCGTCAGTCGCGCGACGTTCTACGTGTACTTCGCGTCGAAGGAGCAGGTCTTCGCCGTCCTGGCGGAGCAGGTCCGGGATCGCTTCGTCCGGGCCCAGGACCTGAGCGGCGTCGACCGCGACGACGTCGAGGGCGTGCTGCGGCGCACGATCGCCACGACGCTGGAGGCCACGGTCGAGAACCTGGCGCTCATGACGGTGCTCAACCACCAGGCGGTCGCGGACGACGCGATCCGCGACCTGTGGCTCGAGATCCAGCGCGAGGCGGTCCACCGCACCGCCGGTTACGTGCGCCAGCAGGCACGCGCCGGACGCGTCTCGCCGGTCGCCGACCCGGAGGCGCTCGGCTACATGGGCGCCGGCATGAACGACCGGTATGCGCCCTTGGTCGTGTCCGGGGCCACGACCCCCGAGGTCGCGGTCGAGGAGATGCACCGCATCTGGATGGCCTGCCTCGGCCACTGA
- a CDS encoding thioesterase family protein, producing the protein MSTLPTVAQLDELGTLLVRPAPARFEDMNGHVNVRGHYDLHMDGAEVAFKSALGLDESYVVRVGQSSFSLAHHLQFHHEVLVGHEVSVHLRFLGRGPKTMHAVTILANRTTGQVASTLEFVEAYVDLTTRRTTPLAPAVAARVDAALEHHVTLDWTLPPSHQLGTSRPG; encoded by the coding sequence GTGAGCACGCTCCCCACGGTGGCCCAGCTCGACGAGCTGGGCACCCTGCTCGTCCGCCCTGCGCCGGCGCGCTTCGAGGACATGAACGGCCATGTCAACGTGCGCGGCCACTACGACCTGCACATGGACGGCGCCGAGGTCGCCTTCAAGAGCGCCCTGGGCCTCGACGAGTCATACGTGGTCCGCGTCGGGCAGAGCTCGTTCAGCCTGGCCCACCACCTGCAGTTCCACCACGAGGTCCTGGTGGGGCACGAGGTCTCGGTGCACCTGAGGTTCCTCGGTCGCGGTCCCAAGACGATGCACGCGGTGACGATCCTGGCCAACCGCACGACGGGCCAGGTCGCCAGCACCCTGGAGTTCGTCGAGGCCTATGTCGACCTCACCACCCGCCGCACCACCCCGCTCGCGCCCGCCGTGGCGGCGCGCGTCGACGCGGCACTGGAGCACCACGTGACGCTGGACTGGACCCTGCCGCCCAGCCATCAGCTGGGCACCTCACGGCCCGGATGA
- a CDS encoding AMP-binding protein encodes MTSHQNLDEYLTEVRRLQSAARPAGIPDEVVYPAGEITIPAHVSHWACERPDTLALAMGDTRYTYRELDEAHRRVATWMSQHGVGRGDRVAIYLGNSTEFAIAFLAVLRLGAVHVPVNPMFQPAELAYELLDSEPVLVVTTSRLAEVLDACSDRVPAIPVLLVDGDGEFSWDAASSADPYPGDDGDLDSLAALNYTGGTTGMPKGCRHSQRHMLYTVASAATATAMPYDGSYVSLCYLPIFWIAGEDLGILIPFVLGGTSILMPRWDAAQAVEAIERHRVTLMTGTVENYLELMETQDLSQHDLSSLVDPQAVSFVRKMTPEVRRRWAESVPGSVLRESSYGMTETHTIDCVPYGFAEDDYDLLSEPVFCGVPVPGTDIAIVELGTQRPVPLGEVGEIIVRSPSVTDGYWRNEEATREQLVDGWIHTGDNGRIDERGFLHYLGRRKEMIKVNGMSVFPADVEMLLAQHPAVDSVAVVPTDDPDTGQRPVAFVVPRPDSDVTAAELVTWARANMATYKVPLVSVLGSLPMTATGKVRKNELAEDAASLNAGAHA; translated from the coding sequence ATGACGAGTCACCAGAACCTGGACGAGTACCTGACCGAGGTCCGCCGGCTCCAGTCGGCAGCCCGGCCCGCTGGCATCCCGGACGAGGTGGTCTACCCGGCCGGCGAGATCACGATCCCGGCCCACGTCTCGCACTGGGCCTGCGAACGACCCGACACCCTCGCCCTCGCGATGGGCGACACCCGGTACACGTACCGCGAGCTCGACGAGGCCCATCGTCGCGTGGCCACCTGGATGTCCCAGCACGGCGTCGGACGCGGTGACCGCGTGGCGATCTACCTGGGCAACTCCACCGAGTTCGCCATCGCCTTCCTGGCCGTGCTGCGGCTGGGCGCCGTGCACGTGCCCGTCAACCCCATGTTCCAGCCGGCCGAGCTCGCCTACGAGCTGCTCGACAGCGAGCCCGTCCTCGTCGTGACGACGAGCCGGCTGGCCGAGGTGCTGGACGCCTGCTCCGACCGCGTGCCGGCGATCCCGGTCCTGCTCGTCGACGGCGACGGCGAGTTCAGCTGGGACGCCGCGTCGAGCGCCGACCCGTACCCGGGCGACGACGGCGACCTCGACTCGCTGGCGGCCCTGAACTACACCGGCGGCACGACCGGCATGCCCAAGGGCTGCCGGCACAGCCAGCGGCACATGCTCTACACCGTCGCCAGCGCCGCCACCGCGACCGCCATGCCGTACGACGGCAGCTACGTCTCGCTGTGCTACCTGCCGATCTTCTGGATCGCCGGCGAGGACCTGGGCATCCTCATCCCGTTCGTCCTCGGCGGCACCAGCATCCTGATGCCGCGCTGGGACGCCGCCCAGGCCGTCGAGGCGATCGAGCGCCACCGGGTCACGTTGATGACCGGCACGGTCGAGAACTACCTCGAGCTGATGGAGACCCAGGACCTGTCCCAGCACGACCTCAGCTCGCTGGTCGACCCGCAGGCCGTGTCGTTCGTCCGCAAGATGACGCCCGAGGTGCGCCGTCGCTGGGCCGAGAGCGTCCCGGGCTCCGTGCTGCGCGAGTCGTCGTACGGGATGACCGAGACGCACACGATCGACTGTGTCCCCTACGGCTTCGCCGAGGACGACTACGACCTGCTCTCCGAGCCCGTCTTCTGCGGGGTGCCCGTGCCCGGCACCGACATCGCCATCGTCGAGCTCGGCACGCAGCGTCCCGTCCCGCTGGGCGAGGTCGGCGAGATCATCGTGCGCAGCCCTTCCGTCACGGACGGCTACTGGCGCAACGAGGAGGCCACGCGCGAGCAGCTGGTCGACGGCTGGATCCACACCGGCGACAACGGCCGCATCGACGAGCGGGGCTTCCTGCACTACCTCGGCCGGCGCAAGGAGATGATCAAGGTCAACGGCATGAGCGTCTTCCCCGCCGACGTCGAGATGCTGCTCGCCCAGCACCCGGCCGTCGACTCGGTCGCGGTCGTCCCCACCGACGACCCCGACACCGGCCAGCGCCCGGTCGCCTTCGTGGTGCCGCGGCCGGACAGCGACGTCACGGCCGCCGAGCTCGTCACGTGGGCCCGGGCCAACATGGCCACCTACAAGGTGCCGCTCGTCTCGGTCCTGGGATCGCTGCCCATGACGGCGACGGGCAAGGTCCGCAAGAACGAGCTGGCCGAGGACGCCGCATCGCTGAACGCCGGCGCCCACGCGTGA
- a CDS encoding TetR/AcrR family transcriptional regulator, giving the protein MTKTPHPRTDCELPRALVVDREHAERRLEDFWRERATGASRKVLCGATLAFVDRGYHGASTREIAARSGMSPAAVYIHFASKQELFHRIALDGHVASTGAFSDAARQGADPLTQLRLGVASFATWNAEMNLLSRSIEYEVRLHRGPEFADVWTLRRGVEEHVLQILRAGCDEGVFRIADVEWTKIMILSACVDVARWYRHGSSRTPTSIGFQYAELATTLAGATPLSR; this is encoded by the coding sequence ATGACGAAGACCCCTCACCCCCGGACCGACTGCGAGCTGCCGCGGGCGCTCGTCGTCGATCGCGAGCACGCCGAGCGACGGCTCGAGGACTTCTGGCGCGAGCGCGCCACCGGCGCGTCGCGCAAGGTGCTCTGCGGCGCCACCCTGGCGTTCGTCGACCGGGGCTACCACGGCGCCTCGACCCGCGAGATCGCCGCTCGGTCCGGCATGAGTCCCGCCGCGGTCTACATCCATTTCGCGTCCAAGCAGGAGCTCTTCCATCGCATCGCCCTGGACGGGCACGTCGCATCCACGGGCGCGTTCAGCGACGCGGCCCGCCAAGGCGCCGACCCGCTGACGCAGCTGCGGCTCGGCGTCGCCTCGTTCGCCACCTGGAACGCCGAGATGAACCTGCTCTCGCGCTCGATCGAGTACGAGGTCCGGCTGCACCGAGGGCCCGAGTTCGCCGACGTCTGGACCCTGCGGCGGGGCGTCGAGGAGCACGTGCTGCAGATCCTGCGCGCGGGGTGCGACGAGGGCGTCTTCCGGATCGCCGACGTGGAGTGGACCAAGATCATGATCCTCTCGGCCTGCGTCGACGTCGCCCGCTGGTACCGGCACGGCTCGAGCCGGACCCCGACCTCCATCGGGTTCCAGTACGCCGAGCTGGCGACCACCCTCGCGGGAGCCACGCCGCTGTCCCGCTGA
- a CDS encoding biotin/lipoyl-binding carrier protein, translating into MTDVRAELSASVFKLEVAVGDRVEQDQPLLVLESMKMEIPVVAPRAGEVQELLVSEGEMVAEGAVVARLAD; encoded by the coding sequence ATGACCGATGTGCGCGCCGAATTGTCGGCCTCGGTGTTCAAGCTCGAGGTCGCGGTGGGGGACCGCGTCGAGCAGGACCAGCCCCTGCTCGTGCTCGAGTCGATGAAGATGGAGATCCCCGTGGTCGCGCCGCGCGCTGGCGAGGTTCAGGAGTTGCTGGTATCCGAGGGTGAAATGGTCGCTGAGGGTGCCGTCGTCGCACGCCTCGCCGACTGA
- a CDS encoding acyl-CoA carboxylase subunit beta: MSHVWSDEIEEIARRRGWAELLGGEEKIRRQHATGRSTVRERILDLLDADSFEEIGALAGFATVSEDGTTVSVMPANFLFGLGEIDGRRVALGADDFTIRGGAADASIMAKQVDSERLAAAMRVPLVRLVEGTGGGGSVRMVEDAGYTYVPANPGWDAVVENLSVVPVVAACMGPVAGLGAGRVAMSHFSVLIEQVAQMFVAGPPVVKHATGEHLTKEELGGADVHRRSGAIDRIVPDEKAALQAVRDFLSYLPASVHDVPPVVAGAEPAGSADALADVVPRNRRQPYRLRTILDAVFDAGSNFEYAGYGASVYTGLARLDGHPVGVVATDPYKGATMTPNGADALTRLIDLCETFHLPIVSLTDQAGMMIGLQAEKSASIRRGARAVVAAYQARVPMAEVIVRRVFGVGGAGQINRHRFSRQWAWPSGDWGSLPVEGGVEAAYRADLEASDDPEALMAQIHARLEVARSPFRTAERYGVQDLIDPRSTREVLVRWVHDAYRVVPELVGPPSFGTRP, from the coding sequence GTGAGCCACGTGTGGTCCGACGAGATCGAGGAGATCGCCCGCCGACGCGGGTGGGCCGAGCTGCTCGGCGGCGAGGAGAAGATCCGCCGTCAGCACGCGACCGGTCGCAGCACCGTGCGGGAGCGCATCCTCGACCTGCTCGACGCCGACAGCTTCGAGGAGATCGGCGCGCTCGCGGGCTTCGCGACGGTCTCCGAGGACGGCACCACCGTGTCCGTGATGCCGGCGAACTTCCTCTTCGGCCTCGGCGAGATCGACGGCCGCCGGGTCGCGCTCGGTGCCGACGACTTCACCATCCGCGGCGGCGCGGCCGACGCGTCGATCATGGCCAAGCAGGTCGACTCCGAGCGCCTCGCCGCGGCGATGCGCGTCCCGCTCGTGCGCCTGGTCGAGGGCACCGGCGGCGGTGGCAGCGTCCGGATGGTCGAGGACGCGGGCTACACCTACGTGCCGGCCAACCCGGGCTGGGACGCCGTCGTCGAGAACCTCTCGGTCGTGCCGGTCGTGGCCGCGTGCATGGGGCCCGTCGCCGGGCTGGGCGCCGGCCGGGTCGCGATGAGCCACTTCAGCGTCCTGATCGAGCAGGTGGCGCAGATGTTCGTCGCCGGCCCGCCGGTCGTGAAGCACGCGACGGGCGAGCACCTCACCAAGGAGGAGCTCGGCGGAGCCGACGTGCACCGCCGCAGTGGCGCGATCGACCGCATCGTCCCCGACGAGAAGGCGGCGCTGCAGGCCGTGCGCGACTTCCTGTCCTACCTGCCGGCCAGCGTCCACGACGTCCCGCCGGTCGTCGCCGGAGCGGAGCCTGCGGGCTCGGCCGACGCGCTGGCCGACGTCGTCCCGCGGAACCGCCGCCAGCCGTACCGCCTGCGGACGATCCTCGACGCGGTCTTCGACGCCGGTTCGAACTTCGAGTACGCGGGATACGGGGCCTCGGTCTACACCGGGCTGGCCCGCCTCGACGGCCACCCGGTCGGCGTCGTCGCCACGGATCCGTACAAGGGCGCGACCATGACGCCCAACGGCGCCGACGCCCTCACCCGGCTGATCGACCTGTGCGAGACCTTCCACCTGCCGATCGTCAGCCTCACCGACCAGGCCGGGATGATGATCGGTCTGCAGGCCGAGAAGTCGGCCTCGATCCGTCGCGGCGCCCGTGCCGTCGTCGCGGCGTACCAGGCCCGGGTGCCCATGGCCGAGGTCATCGTCCGCCGGGTCTTCGGCGTCGGCGGCGCGGGCCAGATCAACCGCCACCGGTTCAGCCGGCAGTGGGCCTGGCCCTCGGGCGACTGGGGCTCGCTGCCCGTCGAGGGCGGCGTCGAAGCGGCCTACCGCGCCGACCTGGAGGCGTCCGACGACCCCGAGGCCCTCATGGCGCAGATCCATGCCCGGCTCGAGGTCGCACGCTCGCCGTTCCGGACTGCCGAGCGCTACGGCGTCCAGGACCTGATCGACCCCCGGTCCACCCGCGAGGTGCTCGTCCGGTGGGTCCACGACGCCTACCGCGTGGTCCCCGAGCTCGTCGGGCCGCCCTCCTTCGGGACGAGGCCGTGA
- a CDS encoding class I adenylate-forming enzyme family protein has translation MTAAHLSGAELEQLLEFDFATAVDALDHHVAHAPDRRAVVYGETGETLTYAEFGTLTDHVAGNLGRLGVGPGDRVSLLTTNPLVATVLMYGLWKAGAVYAPVNFQYGGDLLAYQLDDTRPAVLFVDRALRERIDQIDAQLECSPRVVVLDGLRDGELGDLLRPAERPSVRVQFDDPANVIYTSGTTGPSKGVVQSHRWINGYCWVGRKMLTPDDVVYNDLPMYHVGGAHFNVVRALWSGASVSLWDRFSPSEFWRRVRDGGCTTAVLLDVMTPWLLNAEPSDDDRRNPLNKVHMQPLPANHHEFALRFGIDFVTSGFGQSESGNPLVTLTRQTDPGEGTPDDLYRGLSHARLHEIFEEHGLLVRRGADPMPKGIMGTPTPFLEVAILDDRDRICPDGVVGQLALRPRVPSLVHDEYLAKPEATVKAWRNLWFHTGDAALRDEDGVFVYIDRLGDRIRVRGENISGFHIEELLVKHPSIALAAVIAVPGADGDEDDVVAFVEVADGHDFDRTAIDQHCLDTMPKFMRPRDVIPVDRIPRTPTNKIEKYKLRKQWTEGQAS, from the coding sequence ATGACCGCAGCACACCTCTCCGGGGCCGAGCTGGAGCAGCTCCTGGAGTTCGACTTCGCGACCGCCGTGGACGCCTTGGACCACCACGTGGCGCACGCGCCCGACCGCCGGGCCGTCGTGTACGGCGAGACCGGCGAGACGCTGACGTACGCCGAGTTCGGCACCCTGACCGACCACGTCGCCGGCAACCTCGGGCGACTCGGGGTCGGCCCGGGGGACCGGGTCAGCCTGCTCACGACCAACCCGCTCGTCGCGACCGTGCTGATGTACGGGCTGTGGAAGGCCGGGGCCGTGTACGCGCCCGTCAACTTCCAGTACGGCGGCGACCTGCTGGCCTACCAGCTCGACGACACCCGCCCCGCCGTGCTGTTCGTCGACCGGGCCCTGCGCGAGCGGATCGACCAGATCGACGCCCAGCTCGAGTGCTCGCCGCGCGTCGTCGTGCTCGACGGGCTGCGCGACGGCGAGCTCGGCGACCTGCTGCGACCGGCCGAGCGGCCGTCGGTGCGGGTGCAGTTCGACGACCCCGCCAACGTCATCTACACCTCCGGGACGACCGGCCCCTCCAAGGGCGTCGTGCAGTCGCACCGGTGGATCAACGGCTACTGCTGGGTCGGTCGCAAGATGCTCACCCCCGACGACGTGGTCTACAACGACCTGCCGATGTACCACGTCGGTGGAGCGCACTTCAACGTCGTGCGCGCGCTGTGGTCCGGCGCGTCGGTCAGCCTGTGGGACCGCTTCAGCCCGAGCGAGTTCTGGCGCCGCGTGCGCGACGGCGGGTGCACGACGGCGGTGCTGCTCGACGTCATGACGCCGTGGCTGCTCAACGCCGAGCCGTCCGACGACGACCGCCGCAACCCGCTGAACAAGGTGCACATGCAGCCACTGCCGGCCAACCACCACGAATTCGCGCTGCGGTTCGGCATCGACTTTGTGACCTCGGGCTTCGGGCAGTCCGAGTCCGGCAACCCGCTGGTGACGCTGACGCGGCAGACCGACCCGGGGGAGGGCACCCCGGACGACCTCTACCGCGGCCTCTCCCACGCCCGGCTGCACGAGATCTTCGAGGAGCACGGCCTGCTCGTCCGGCGGGGCGCCGACCCCATGCCGAAGGGCATCATGGGCACGCCGACGCCGTTCCTCGAGGTGGCGATCCTCGACGACCGCGACCGGATCTGCCCCGACGGCGTCGTCGGCCAGCTGGCGCTGCGCCCCCGCGTCCCGTCACTCGTCCACGACGAGTACCTGGCCAAGCCCGAGGCGACCGTCAAGGCCTGGCGCAACCTGTGGTTCCACACCGGCGACGCGGCGCTGCGCGACGAGGACGGCGTCTTCGTCTACATCGACCGCCTGGGCGACCGCATCCGCGTCCGCGGCGAGAACATCTCCGGATTCCACATCGAGGAGCTGCTCGTGAAGCACCCCTCGATCGCCCTGGCCGCGGTCATCGCGGTTCCAGGTGCCGACGGCGACGAGGACGACGTCGTGGCGTTCGTCGAGGTGGCCGACGGGCACGACTTCGATCGCACCGCGATCGACCAGCACTGTCTCGACACGATGCCGAAGTTCATGCGGCCGCGTGACGTGATCCCGGTGGACCGGATCCCCCGGACCCCCACCAACAAGATCGAGAAGTACAAGCTGCGCAAGCAGTGGACGGAAGGGCAGGCATCATGA